Proteins encoded together in one Candidatus Binatia bacterium window:
- a CDS encoding aconitate hydratase produces the protein MIDVRQRLQLPSGASGTYYSLPQLEKSGVASISRLPVSLRIVLESVLRNRDGRRIRDEDVEELARWQPGAARTAEVPFVVGRVLLQDFTGVPLLVDLAAMRSAVARRGHDVARVQPLVPVDLVIDHSVQVDYFGRDEALQLNMEMEFRRNDERYRFLKWGAQAFDGLRIVPPGFGICHQVNLEFLARGVLEKDGVLYPDTLVGTDSHTTMVNGLGVVGWGVGGIEAEAAMLGQPVYLLLPDVVGVHLHGRLREGVTATDLVLRITELLRQARVVGKLVEFHGEGAASLSVPDRATLGNMAPEYGATIGFFPVDEQSCRYLQATGRSDEHVETVRRYFQAQGLFGMPERGQCDYTTGLDVDLGAVEPSVAGPKRPQDRIALGQLKEQFLSLLTRADGYGKSAAEAARHVEVRLGDATVPRPGGGEQSHETVSNGGAKNTNMLTEIEMINDRPTPNRLDEAGSGAARTLTCELAHGRVVIAAITSCTNTSNPTVMLAAGLLAKKAVERGLNVKPWVKTSLAPGSRVVSEYLKKTGLQPFLDQLGFNLVGFGCTTCIGNSGPLDRELEEALTTNDLIGASVLSGNRNFEARIHQSVKANFLMSPPLVVAFAIAGRIDVDLTREPLAIIDGREVYLRDVWPSMQEIDALLGSAFDPNEYRRVYADFAHQNPLWNQIPAGTGHVYEWDPASLYIREPPYFEPSMAVAPSAEISGARALAIFGDSITTDHISPAGAIQPTSPAGGYLRDRGVSVEDFNSYGARRGNHEVMVRGTFSNVRIRNLMVPDVEGGITRHQPDGERMGIYDAAERYRAEGVPLIVIAGLDYGAGSSRDWAAKGTRLLGVRAVIAGGFERIHRSNLIGMGVFPCQLPEGVSAQRLGLDGTERFDLE, from the coding sequence ATGATCGACGTCCGCCAGCGTTTGCAGCTGCCCTCCGGAGCATCCGGTACCTACTACTCGCTTCCCCAGCTCGAGAAGAGCGGGGTCGCGAGCATCTCGCGGCTGCCGGTGAGCCTCCGTATCGTCCTCGAGTCTGTGCTGCGCAATCGCGACGGCCGACGCATCCGCGACGAGGACGTCGAAGAGCTCGCGCGCTGGCAGCCGGGCGCCGCGCGGACCGCGGAAGTACCGTTCGTCGTCGGTCGCGTGCTGCTGCAGGACTTCACCGGCGTGCCGCTGCTCGTCGATCTCGCGGCGATGCGCTCGGCGGTGGCGCGCCGCGGTCATGACGTCGCGCGGGTGCAGCCGCTGGTTCCCGTCGATCTCGTGATCGACCACTCGGTCCAGGTCGACTACTTCGGCCGGGATGAGGCGCTCCAGCTCAACATGGAGATGGAGTTCCGCCGCAACGACGAGCGCTACCGCTTCCTCAAGTGGGGGGCGCAGGCATTCGACGGGCTACGGATCGTCCCGCCGGGGTTCGGCATCTGCCACCAGGTGAACCTCGAGTTCCTGGCGCGCGGCGTTCTCGAGAAGGACGGCGTGCTGTACCCCGACACGCTGGTCGGCACCGACTCGCACACCACGATGGTCAATGGGCTCGGGGTCGTCGGCTGGGGGGTCGGTGGCATCGAGGCAGAGGCAGCGATGCTCGGCCAGCCGGTGTATCTCCTCTTGCCCGACGTGGTCGGCGTGCATCTCCACGGGCGGCTGCGTGAGGGCGTGACCGCGACCGATCTGGTCCTGCGTATCACCGAGCTCCTGCGGCAAGCGCGCGTCGTCGGCAAGCTCGTCGAGTTTCACGGCGAGGGCGCCGCGAGCCTGTCGGTGCCGGACCGCGCGACGCTCGGGAACATGGCGCCCGAGTACGGCGCGACGATCGGCTTCTTCCCCGTTGATGAACAGTCCTGCCGCTATCTCCAAGCGACCGGCCGGAGCGATGAGCACGTGGAGACAGTGCGCCGCTACTTCCAGGCGCAAGGGCTGTTCGGGATGCCCGAGCGCGGGCAGTGCGACTACACGACCGGGCTCGACGTGGACCTTGGCGCCGTCGAGCCGTCGGTCGCCGGTCCCAAGCGGCCACAGGATCGGATCGCGCTAGGTCAGCTCAAGGAGCAATTCCTCTCGCTGCTGACGCGCGCCGACGGCTACGGCAAGTCGGCCGCCGAGGCTGCGCGCCATGTTGAGGTGCGGTTAGGGGACGCCACCGTGCCCCGGCCGGGCGGCGGCGAACAATCGCACGAGACAGTTTCCAACGGTGGCGCGAAGAATACGAACATGCTCACCGAGATCGAGATGATCAACGACCGGCCGACGCCGAACCGGCTCGATGAGGCGGGCTCAGGGGCCGCACGCACGTTGACCTGCGAGCTGGCTCACGGCCGCGTGGTGATCGCAGCCATCACGTCGTGCACCAACACCTCGAACCCGACGGTCATGCTGGCCGCGGGCCTGCTCGCGAAGAAGGCGGTCGAGCGGGGGCTCAACGTCAAGCCGTGGGTCAAGACTTCGCTTGCGCCCGGCTCGCGCGTCGTGAGCGAGTACCTGAAGAAGACGGGGCTGCAGCCGTTCCTTGACCAATTGGGCTTCAACCTCGTCGGATTCGGTTGCACGACCTGCATCGGCAACTCGGGGCCGCTCGATCGTGAGCTCGAAGAGGCGCTCACGACGAACGACCTCATCGGCGCGAGCGTTCTGTCGGGGAACCGCAACTTCGAGGCGCGCATTCACCAGAGCGTGAAGGCGAACTTCCTCATGAGCCCGCCGCTGGTCGTGGCGTTTGCCATTGCCGGCCGAATCGACGTCGATCTCACGCGTGAGCCGCTGGCGATCATCGACGGACGCGAGGTGTACCTGCGCGACGTGTGGCCGTCGATGCAGGAGATCGATGCGCTCCTTGGGAGTGCATTCGATCCCAACGAGTATCGGCGCGTCTATGCCGACTTCGCCCACCAGAACCCGCTGTGGAACCAGATCCCCGCCGGGACGGGGCACGTCTACGAATGGGACCCGGCGTCGCTGTATATCCGCGAGCCGCCGTACTTCGAGCCTTCGATGGCGGTCGCCCCGTCCGCCGAGATCTCTGGTGCGCGGGCGCTCGCCATCTTCGGCGATTCGATCACGACGGACCACATCAGCCCGGCCGGCGCCATCCAACCGACCTCGCCGGCCGGCGGCTACCTGCGCGATCGGGGCGTCTCCGTCGAGGACTTCAACAGCTACGGTGCGCGTCGAGGCAACCACGAGGTCATGGTCCGCGGGACGTTTTCTAATGTCCGCATCCGGAACCTGATGGTGCCTGACGTCGAGGGCGGCATCACTCGGCACCAACCCGACGGCGAGCGCATGGGCATCTACGACGCGGCCGAGCGCTACCGCGCCGAGGGTGTACCCCTGATCGTGATTGCCGGACTGGACTACGGAGCGGGCAGCTCGCGCGACTGGGCTGCCAAGGGCACGCGGCTGCTGGGCGTGCGCGCGGTGATTGCTGGGGGATTCGAGCGGATCCACCGCTCCAATCTGATCGGCATGGGCGTTTTTCCCTGCCAACTCCCCGAAGGGGTGAGCGCGCAAAGGCTCGGACTCGACGGCACGGAGCGATTCGATCTGGAGC
- a CDS encoding nitric-oxide reductase large subunit — MDSHTLTTSDALSPWWRRAVILIVVIGLGILLGLAGRSYKDAPPIPDMVVGPAGETLFTDADIIGGQQVFLKYGLMENGTIWGHGAYLGPDFSADYLHALALDTGELIAAQGYHAGFAALGPAERAAVGAQVADLLRANRYDPQTQTLRFTEPEVLCFRKQIARWTTYFQQPAASAGLPASYLHDPPQLQQLTAFFAWTAWASVARRPGKPYSYTNNFPYDPAAGNTPSSEALLWSALSLIALLAGTALVLLAFGRFDFLGWKGKAEHVHPQLLPGVTTASQKATIKYFALVALLFLAQALVGGATAHYRAEPGGFYGIDLSQWLPSNIVRTWHLQLAIFWIATAYVAGGLLLAPSLGGKDPDNQVFGVNLLFGALIVVVLGSLLGELLGINQLLGNLWFWFGHQGWEYLDLGRAWQVLLAIGLVLWLVLLFRAIAPARQDPERRELASLFLCSAAAIPLFYLPAMFFGSSSHFSVVDTWRFWIIHLWVEGFFELFVTVMVATIFHQLGIVSPQTAARVVYLDAILYLGSGILGTGHHWYWTGQGTATMAIAATFSAMEVVPLTLLTLDAWDFVKLARAQCDVCGKQVAVPHKWTFYFLIAVGFWNFVGAGVFGLLINLPIVSYFEVGTILTPNHAHTAMMGVFGMLAMALSAFACRQVLADAQWTRVERYVRLSFWGLNAGLALMVVSNLFPGGVLQLMDVLNNGYWHARGPEFLNERIMRTIEWCRLPGDGVFIGLGVLPAVIATGLTYRLMRAARSPAVPTDSDHDESRGDPAANIMREP, encoded by the coding sequence ATGGATTCGCATACGCTCACAACCTCGGATGCGTTGTCGCCATGGTGGCGCCGCGCGGTGATCCTGATCGTGGTGATCGGATTGGGCATCCTATTGGGGCTCGCCGGCAGGAGTTACAAGGATGCGCCACCGATTCCCGACATGGTGGTCGGTCCCGCCGGCGAGACCCTCTTTACGGACGCCGACATCATCGGTGGCCAACAGGTCTTTCTGAAGTACGGCCTCATGGAGAACGGCACGATCTGGGGACACGGTGCGTACCTCGGGCCGGACTTCTCTGCAGATTATCTTCACGCCCTTGCCCTCGACACAGGAGAGCTGATCGCGGCGCAGGGCTATCACGCGGGCTTCGCCGCACTCGGGCCGGCGGAGCGTGCCGCGGTCGGTGCGCAAGTCGCCGACTTGTTGCGCGCCAATCGCTACGATCCGCAGACCCAGACATTGCGCTTCACCGAGCCCGAGGTGCTTTGCTTTCGGAAGCAGATCGCGCGCTGGACAACCTACTTCCAGCAACCCGCCGCGAGCGCCGGCTTGCCGGCGTCGTACCTGCACGACCCGCCGCAGTTGCAGCAGCTCACCGCGTTCTTCGCCTGGACGGCGTGGGCATCGGTCGCGCGCCGTCCCGGCAAGCCGTACTCGTACACGAACAATTTTCCTTACGATCCGGCGGCCGGCAACACGCCAAGCAGCGAGGCGCTGCTGTGGAGCGCCTTGAGCTTGATCGCACTGCTGGCGGGAACCGCGCTGGTGCTGCTCGCGTTTGGGCGCTTTGATTTCCTTGGCTGGAAGGGCAAGGCCGAACATGTGCATCCGCAGCTGCTCCCGGGCGTAACCACGGCGAGCCAGAAGGCGACCATCAAGTACTTCGCTCTGGTCGCGCTGCTCTTTCTCGCGCAAGCCTTGGTAGGTGGGGCGACCGCGCACTACCGCGCCGAGCCCGGCGGCTTCTACGGAATCGACCTGTCGCAATGGTTGCCGAGCAACATCGTGCGCACGTGGCACCTGCAGCTCGCAATCTTTTGGATCGCCACCGCCTACGTTGCCGGCGGCCTGTTGCTGGCGCCGTCACTGGGCGGCAAGGATCCGGACAATCAGGTCTTCGGCGTCAACCTGCTCTTCGGCGCCTTGATCGTAGTCGTGCTGGGCAGTCTGCTCGGCGAGCTGTTGGGGATCAATCAACTCCTCGGTAATCTGTGGTTCTGGTTCGGGCACCAGGGCTGGGAGTACCTCGATCTTGGACGGGCATGGCAGGTACTCCTGGCAATTGGCCTCGTACTGTGGCTCGTCTTGCTCTTTCGAGCAATCGCACCGGCGCGACAGGATCCGGAACGACGCGAGCTGGCTTCACTCTTCCTGTGCTCCGCGGCGGCGATTCCGCTCTTCTATCTCCCCGCGATGTTCTTCGGCAGCAGCAGCCATTTCTCCGTGGTCGACACGTGGCGCTTCTGGATCATCCACCTGTGGGTCGAAGGTTTCTTCGAGCTTTTCGTCACCGTGATGGTGGCCACCATCTTCCACCAGCTCGGGATCGTTTCGCCGCAGACCGCCGCCCGCGTCGTGTACCTGGACGCGATACTCTACCTGGGCAGCGGCATCCTCGGCACTGGGCATCACTGGTACTGGACCGGCCAAGGCACGGCCACCATGGCGATTGCGGCGACCTTCTCCGCCATGGAGGTCGTGCCGCTGACGCTGCTGACCCTCGACGCCTGGGACTTCGTCAAGCTCGCGCGCGCGCAGTGTGACGTCTGCGGGAAGCAGGTGGCAGTTCCGCACAAATGGACCTTCTACTTCCTGATCGCCGTGGGGTTCTGGAACTTCGTCGGTGCAGGCGTGTTCGGTCTGCTCATCAACCTACCGATAGTCAGCTACTTCGAAGTCGGCACCATCCTCACGCCGAATCACGCGCACACGGCGATGATGGGTGTCTTCGGGATGCTGGCGATGGCGTTGTCGGCGTTTGCCTGCCGGCAAGTGCTGGCCGATGCGCAGTGGACACGCGTCGAACGATATGTCCGGTTGTCGTTCTGGGGCCTGAATGCCGGCCTCGCCCTCATGGTTGTGAGCAACCTGTTCCCCGGCGGCGTGCTTCAACTCATGGATGTGCTCAATAACGGCTACTGGCATGCGCGCGGTCCCGAGTTCTTGAATGAACGCATCATGCGCACCATCGAATGGTGTCGGCTGCCCGGTGACGGGGTGTTCATCGGCTTGGGCGTGCTGCCGGCGGTGATCGCCACGGGGCTCACGTACAGGCTGATGCGCGCGGCGCGCTCGCCGGCCGTGCCTACGGACTCAGATCACGACGAATCGAGGGGGGATCCTGCCGCTAACATCATGAGAGAACCATGA
- a CDS encoding 4Fe-4S dicluster domain-containing protein — translation MPIGGTYDLGPGPRVSMQTQELAYILSTCMACGCCLEACSQVNDHSNFMGPAAMGQAVLFTLHPTGAMNKDERLEAVMGEGGVTDCGNAQNCEKVCPKGIPLTRAIAELGRQTTVKFIKDLLWR, via the coding sequence GTGCCGATCGGTGGAACCTACGACCTTGGGCCAGGTCCGCGCGTGTCGATGCAGACGCAGGAGCTCGCGTACATTCTTTCGACCTGCATGGCGTGCGGCTGCTGTCTGGAAGCCTGTTCGCAGGTCAATGACCATTCGAATTTTATGGGGCCGGCAGCCATGGGGCAGGCAGTGCTGTTCACCCTGCACCCGACCGGAGCCATGAACAAGGACGAGCGGTTGGAGGCAGTGATGGGCGAGGGTGGCGTCACCGATTGTGGCAACGCGCAGAACTGCGAGAAGGTGTGCCCGAAGGGGATTCCGCTCACGCGAGCGATCGCGGAACTGGGCCGCCAAACGACGGTCAAGTTCATCAAAGACCTGCTGTGGCGGTGA
- a CDS encoding DUF6448 family protein: MKVSFILSIGVCAIFALGPVPVLAHCDGMDGPVVVAARQALETGNVNVVLPWVQKADEPEIKKTFERTVAVRQLNPQAKELADMYFFETLVRIHRAGEGAPYTGLKPAGRDLGPAIPAADQALQTGSVDALVKLLTEAVQHGVREHFAAANGNKTYDKNDVEAGRKYVQAYVPFLHYVEGIYEATKASAHGHFHEEQTPTTHAE; this comes from the coding sequence ATGAAAGTATCGTTCATACTCTCCATTGGTGTGTGTGCCATTTTCGCTCTTGGACCTGTCCCGGTGTTGGCGCATTGTGACGGCATGGATGGGCCGGTGGTCGTCGCCGCCCGCCAGGCCCTTGAGACCGGCAACGTCAACGTCGTGCTCCCCTGGGTCCAGAAGGCGGACGAGCCGGAGATCAAGAAGACGTTCGAGCGGACCGTCGCGGTCCGACAGTTGAACCCGCAGGCCAAGGAACTGGCCGACATGTATTTCTTCGAAACGCTGGTGCGGATCCATCGCGCCGGCGAAGGTGCGCCCTACACAGGTCTCAAGCCTGCGGGGCGCGACCTCGGGCCGGCCATCCCCGCCGCCGACCAGGCGCTGCAGACGGGATCGGTGGACGCGCTCGTGAAACTCCTTACCGAGGCCGTGCAGCATGGAGTGCGCGAACATTTTGCCGCCGCCAACGGCAACAAGACCTACGACAAGAACGATGTCGAGGCAGGCAGGAAGTATGTGCAGGCGTACGTTCCGTTCCTCCACTACGTGGAAGGGATCTACGAGGCGACGAAAGCGTCCGCGCATGGTCATTTCCACGAGGAGCAGACACCCACAACCCATGCGGAGTAA
- a CDS encoding ABC transporter permease, with the protein MMAVFFYLPTVLLSGFMFPIGNMPVIAQWLTYLNPLRYSLVIEPGIFLKGVGPGIVVPGVEKVAKEAGVISKASVTGKEKGS; encoded by the coding sequence ATGATGGCAGTGTTTTTCTACTTGCCGACGGTTTTGCTCTCGGGCTTCATGTTCCCCATCGGCAACATGCCGGTGATCGCCCAGTGGCTCACCTACCTCAATCCGCTGCGCTACTCCCTGGTCATCGAGCCCGGCATCTTCCTGAAAGGGGTAGGACCAGGTATCGTTGTGCCTGGCGTCGAGAAGGTTGCAAAAGAGGCTGGCGTGATCAGCAAAGCTAGCGTGACAGGCAAGGAGAAAGGATCATGA
- a CDS encoding type I restriction endonuclease, producing the protein MTITARHTEGAFESVIESHLLGNGYVSVDKAAYEPERAVFPEVVIAFVRETQPKEWMKLEALHGEKTGEQIIGDLCKWMDAYGSLATLRHAFKCYGRTLRVAFFKAAHGLNPELETRYAANRVGITRQLRYSTRNANSIDVVISLNGIPIASLELKNPLTDQDAENAKRQYQYDRDQHEPIFEFKHRTLVHFAVDTEVVLMTTRLAGGATHFLPFNKGRDGGAGNPPDPHGRTYRTAYLWEEVLARDSLLDLLARFLHLQIEEKRTEDGRKVKRETMIFPRYHQLQAVRTLVDAARKEGPGSNYLVEHSAGSGKSNTIGWLVHRLASLHNDAEQRVFDSVIVVTDRVVLDQQLQDTIYQFEHRQGVVQKIETDSRQLAEALHSAVPVIVTTLQKFPFVSRQLLKMAEERGDQGTGVLSTRRCAVVIDEAHSSQSGETATKLKGVLGGEDLVEEARREAAEQGQEEFAELFREMAKRGRQANLSFFAFTATPKHKTLAVFGRNGEPFHRYTMRQAIEEAFIMDVLKHYTTYAAYFGLLKACEDDPNVQRKKAARALARFMRLHPHNIAQKTEVMVEHFNTFTRHRIGGKAKAMVVTGSRLEAVRYKQGFDRYIAEKGYPIKTLVAFSGTVVDDKIPDKTYTEEGMNDGTKERELPEKFATSEYQVLLVAEKYQTGFDQPLLHTMYVDKRLAGLQAVQTLSRLNRTHPLKEDTFVLDFVNDRKEIQDAFAQYYEGAQMGEPVDPARLYELKADLDSSGIYLHEEVQRFCEVYFKPKARQSPADHQAMNAALDPAVDRFRALTQKDEDEAELWRGKLTAFRNLYAFLSQVIPYQDSDLERLYTFLRHLSPKLPKRRSGPSYQFDDEVRLQYYRLQKISEGSISLSEYKGKPLDGPSEVGSGVVREEPVALSRLIDFVNQRFGTDFTDADQLFFDQILEAAVEDEALQRAARVNPQDKFSLLFNSLLETLFIERMDQNEEIFARFMNDQSFQKLVASKLAAEVYERLRSAARVSTSASVQRGD; encoded by the coding sequence ATGACCATCACCGCTCGTCACACCGAAGGGGCCTTTGAATCCGTGATCGAGTCCCATCTGTTGGGGAATGGGTATGTCAGTGTGGACAAGGCAGCGTACGAACCGGAGCGGGCCGTGTTTCCCGAGGTGGTCATCGCTTTCGTCCGCGAGACGCAGCCGAAGGAGTGGATGAAGCTGGAGGCGTTGCACGGCGAGAAGACCGGCGAGCAGATCATCGGTGACCTGTGCAAATGGATGGATGCCTACGGCTCGCTGGCCACGCTGCGGCATGCGTTCAAGTGCTACGGGCGGACGCTGCGCGTGGCATTCTTCAAGGCTGCACACGGACTGAACCCGGAGTTGGAAACGCGCTACGCCGCCAACCGTGTCGGCATCACACGGCAGCTGCGCTACTCGACGCGGAATGCCAACTCGATCGACGTGGTGATCAGCCTCAACGGAATTCCCATCGCGAGCCTGGAGCTGAAGAACCCGCTCACCGACCAGGATGCTGAGAATGCGAAGCGTCAGTACCAATACGATCGCGACCAGCACGAGCCGATCTTCGAGTTCAAGCACCGCACGTTGGTGCACTTCGCCGTCGACACCGAGGTGGTGTTGATGACGACCCGCCTCGCGGGCGGCGCGACGCATTTCCTGCCGTTCAACAAAGGTCGCGATGGTGGTGCAGGCAATCCGCCCGACCCGCACGGGCGAACGTACCGAACCGCCTACCTCTGGGAAGAGGTGCTGGCGCGTGACAGCCTGCTGGATCTGCTCGCCCGCTTTCTGCACCTGCAGATCGAAGAGAAGCGCACTGAGGACGGGCGCAAGGTCAAACGCGAGACGATGATCTTTCCGCGGTATCATCAGCTCCAAGCCGTCCGCACGCTCGTGGATGCGGCAAGAAAAGAAGGGCCGGGCAGCAACTACCTCGTCGAGCACTCAGCCGGCAGCGGCAAGAGCAACACCATCGGCTGGCTCGTCCACCGACTCGCCTCGCTGCACAACGACGCCGAGCAGCGGGTATTCGACAGCGTCATCGTCGTGACCGACCGGGTGGTCCTCGACCAGCAGTTGCAGGACACCATCTATCAGTTCGAGCACCGGCAAGGCGTGGTGCAGAAGATCGAAACTGACTCCCGCCAGCTCGCCGAAGCGCTACACAGCGCCGTGCCGGTCATCGTCACCACGCTACAGAAGTTTCCCTTCGTATCGCGGCAGCTTCTCAAGATGGCCGAGGAGCGTGGCGACCAAGGCACCGGTGTGCTGTCGACGCGGCGCTGTGCCGTCGTCATAGACGAGGCCCACAGTTCGCAATCAGGCGAAACGGCGACGAAGTTGAAGGGCGTGCTTGGTGGCGAAGACTTGGTCGAAGAGGCGCGCAGGGAGGCCGCCGAGCAGGGACAGGAAGAGTTCGCGGAGTTGTTCCGGGAGATGGCCAAGCGCGGACGGCAGGCCAACCTGAGCTTCTTCGCCTTCACGGCCACGCCCAAACACAAGACGCTCGCCGTCTTTGGGCGTAACGGCGAACCCTTCCACCGCTACACGATGCGCCAGGCCATCGAGGAAGCGTTCATCATGGACGTCCTCAAGCACTACACGACGTACGCGGCGTACTTCGGACTGCTGAAGGCGTGTGAGGACGATCCGAACGTGCAACGGAAGAAGGCGGCGCGGGCACTGGCGCGTTTCATGCGCCTGCACCCGCACAACATCGCCCAGAAGACCGAGGTGATGGTCGAGCATTTCAACACCTTCACCCGCCACCGGATCGGCGGCAAGGCCAAGGCGATGGTGGTCACCGGCTCGCGCCTCGAAGCGGTGCGGTACAAGCAGGGCTTCGACCGCTACATCGCGGAGAAGGGCTACCCCATCAAGACGCTGGTTGCGTTCTCCGGAACGGTGGTTGACGACAAGATCCCGGACAAGACCTACACCGAAGAGGGAATGAACGACGGGACCAAAGAACGGGAGCTCCCGGAGAAGTTCGCGACGTCTGAGTATCAAGTGCTGCTGGTTGCGGAGAAGTACCAGACCGGATTCGACCAGCCGTTGTTGCACACCATGTACGTCGACAAGCGCCTGGCCGGTTTGCAGGCCGTGCAGACGCTCTCACGGCTCAATCGTACTCATCCGCTGAAGGAAGACACCTTCGTCCTCGACTTCGTGAACGATCGCAAAGAGATCCAGGACGCCTTCGCGCAGTATTACGAAGGCGCGCAGATGGGCGAGCCAGTCGATCCCGCACGCTTATACGAGTTGAAGGCGGACCTGGACAGCTCCGGAATCTACCTCCACGAGGAAGTGCAGCGGTTCTGCGAAGTCTACTTCAAGCCGAAGGCCCGCCAGAGTCCGGCAGATCACCAGGCGATGAATGCGGCGCTCGATCCGGCGGTCGATCGCTTCCGTGCCCTGACGCAGAAGGACGAGGATGAGGCTGAGCTGTGGCGGGGGAAGCTGACGGCCTTTCGAAACCTCTACGCGTTTCTGAGCCAGGTGATCCCGTACCAAGACTCTGACTTGGAGCGGCTGTACACGTTCCTGCGGCACCTGTCGCCGAAGCTACCGAAGCGACGGAGCGGCCCGAGCTACCAATTCGATGACGAGGTCAGACTGCAGTACTACCGTCTGCAGAAGATCAGCGAGGGGTCGATCAGTCTGTCGGAGTACAAGGGCAAGCCGCTTGACGGCCCCAGCGAGGTCGGCAGCGGAGTCGTGCGCGAAGAACCGGTGGCGCTGTCGCGGCTGATAGACTTTGTGAACCAGAGATTCGGAACGGATTTCACCGACGCAGACCAGTTGTTTTTCGACCAGATCCTCGAAGCCGCGGTCGAGGATGAGGCCCTGCAGCGGGCGGCGCGGGTGAACCCGCAGGATAAGTTCTCACTGCTGTTCAACAGCTTGCTGGAGACGCTCTTCATCGAGCGCATGGATCAGAACGAGGAGATCTTCGCGCGTTTCATGAATGACCAGTCTTTCCAGAAGCTGGTGGCATCAAAGCTGGCGGCAGAGGTCTATGAGAGGCTGAGATCTGCCGCACGGGTGTCGACCAGCGCCTCGGTTCAGAGAGGGGACTAG
- a CDS encoding DUF4411 family protein yields the protein MYSIDTSALMTWYIRRYPPDIFPSLVKQVERLIAGGNLLASEYVLEELGGKKDPLYDWADAQQGMFVPTDEPVQRRAAQLTAAYPILLDSTSKRRMQADPFVIGLAAERGLTVVTQETHAKTKTAGKRKQRTYIPDVCLAEHVPCIDFLDMMRREKWTF from the coding sequence ATGTACTCGATCGACACCAGCGCCCTCATGACCTGGTACATCCGCCGCTACCCACCGGATATTTTCCCCAGCCTCGTAAAACAAGTGGAACGTCTGATTGCGGGAGGCAATCTCCTGGCGTCCGAGTACGTACTCGAAGAGCTGGGTGGCAAGAAGGATCCGCTCTACGACTGGGCTGACGCACAACAGGGGATGTTCGTCCCCACTGACGAGCCGGTCCAGCGTCGCGCGGCGCAGCTGACCGCCGCATACCCGATCTTGCTCGACTCAACGTCCAAGCGTCGGATGCAGGCAGACCCCTTTGTCATCGGGTTGGCTGCGGAGCGTGGCCTCACCGTCGTTACCCAGGAGACTCACGCGAAGACCAAGACCGCTGGGAAGCGCAAGCAGCGAACCTACATCCCGGACGTATGCCTGGCGGAGCACGTCCCGTGCATCGACTTCCTCGATATGATGCGTAGGGAAAAGTGGACGTTTTGA